The Petrotoga olearia DSM 13574 genome contains the following window.
AAAGAAATCAATCCAGAAGACAGGTTTTATGTGAATAATACCCTCAACGATGCTATGTATTGCGAATTTAAATCTGGAGAACCTTCGGAAGATTATTTATTGTTACTAGAAAACAAGATGAGGGAGATAGTTGAAAAAGACATTGTTTTTGAAAAGAAAACTATAGATAAATTCGATGCTATAAAGATGTTCAAGGAAATAGGAGAAGAAGATAAAGCTCTACTTTTCAAATATCGAAAGAAAAGTACCGTTAATGTATATTACGCTGGCAAATATTTTAACTACTTTTATGGATACCTTCCGTATTCAACAGGATATGTTAATAAATTCAAATTGAAAAAGGTTGAAAAGGGTTTCGTCATAATCCATCCTACAAATCGTTTCCCCCACGACGTTCCAAATTATAGTTATTCTCCTAAGTTGTTTACAACCTTCGAAGAATACAAAAATTGGTTGGATATAATGGAAATAAAAACAGTCGGAGAATTAAACTTTATAATTTCTCAAGGTGCCGAAAGGGTAAGAGAGATCATTCGTGTAGCAGAAGCTTTACATGAACAAAAATACGCACAGATAACTGATGAAATAATAAATAGAAAGAATATAAGATTGATAATGATAGCTGGGCCATCTTCTTCTGGAAAAACAACAAGTGCTAGGAGAATCGCCTTACATCTTAAAGTACATGGGTTAAGGCCAGTTCCAATATCTTTAGATGACTTTTTCTTAGAACGAGAGAAGACACCAAGAGATGAAAACGGTAATTACGACTTTGAAAGTATAAACGCATTGGATTTAGAATTGTTCAACAACACAATGATTGATTTGATAAAGGGAAAAGAAGTTATACTTCCAAAATTCGATTTCAAAACTGGTACAAGATTTTGGTCAGAAGAAACTTTAAAAATAAATGAAAATCAGCCTATTATTATAGAAGGTATTCATGGTTTGAACGAACGACTAACCACTTCTATTTCAAAAGAACAAAAGTTTAAAATCTATGTGAGTTCTTTAACCCAAATGAATTTAGACAGTATGGATAGAATTCCTACAACGGATACTCGACTAATAAGAAGGTTAGTGAGAGATTATTATTTTA
Protein-coding sequences here:
- a CDS encoding nucleoside kinase → MDFQLRDVESGQVYHADENTKFIDIAKKFEKTSGKQVLYVKFNNDIKELFSKVSKSGSIQFCDITTPDGVRIYRRGLFFVLYIALKEINPEDRFYVNNTLNDAMYCEFKSGEPSEDYLLLLENKMREIVEKDIVFEKKTIDKFDAIKMFKEIGEEDKALLFKYRKKSTVNVYYAGKYFNYFYGYLPYSTGYVNKFKLKKVEKGFVIIHPTNRFPHDVPNYSYSPKLFTTFEEYKNWLDIMEIKTVGELNFIISQGAERVREIIRVAEALHEQKYAQITDEIINRKNIRLIMIAGPSSSGKTTSARRIALHLKVHGLRPVPISLDDFFLEREKTPRDENGNYDFESINALDLELFNNTMIDLIKGKEVILPKFDFKTGTRFWSEETLKINENQPIIIEGIHGLNERLTTSISKEQKFKIYVSSLTQMNLDSMDRIPTTDTRLIRRLVRDYYFRGYSAADTLKIWHSVVSGEHKNIFPFQDEADIMFNSHLVYELSVLKLFAEPLLLSIDNSHPEYSEAKRLLRFLDYFLPITELDEIPKTSIIREFIGKSSFVY